The genomic segment GATGCATGATGGAAAAGCTCTTCAGTCCGGTACAAGCCATAACTTTGGCGATGGATTTGCAAGAGCATTCGGCATCCAGTATACAGATAAAGAAAATAAACTTCAGTATGTACATCAGACATCCTGGGGCATGACAACACGTATGATCGGTGCAATCATCATGGTACATGGTGATAACAGCGGTCTGGTACTGCCTCCGAGAATCGCTCCTGTACAGGCAGTGATCATCCCGATCCAGCAGAGAAAAGAGGGCGTTCTTGAGAAAGCAGATGAGATGTTTGCAGCATTAAAGGCAGCAGGAGTCCGCGTAAAAGTAGACGACACAGACAAGAGCCCGGGATTCAAATTCGCAGAGCAGGAAATGCGTGGTATTCCGATCCGTATCGAGTGCGGCCCGAAGGATATCGAGAATGGTCAGGCTGTGATCTGCCGTCGTGATACAAGAGAGAAATATACTGTTACATTTGATGAGCTTGTGGAGAAAGTACAGGAAATCCTGGAAACAATCCAGAAAGATATGCTGGAGCGTGCACGTAAGCACAGAGATTCCCATACTTATGTTGCTACAAACTATGAAGAATTCAAAGATACTATTGTTAACAAACCAGGTTTCGTAAAAGCTATGTGGTGCGGTGACCGCGCATGTGAGGACAAGATTAAAGAGGATGTTCAGGCTACATCCAGATGTATGCCGTTTGAGCAGGAACACTTAAGTGATGTTTGCGTATGCTGTGGAAAACCTGCCAAGAAGATGGTTTACTGGGGAAGAGCATACTAATCAATAAGAAAATAAAGAAAACCGGCAGCAGAGATATCTGAGTGCCGGTTTTCGGGGTTAAGAATAAATAGAAGAAGATAAGGATGGTCATATGATTCTGGAAATACCGAAAAACGCGGAAACAATTTTGCATATACTGGAAAAAGCAGGCTATGAAGCCTATGTGGTAGGCGGCTGTGTGCGTGATTCCATTCTGGGACGGAGCCCGGATGACTGGGACATCACCACATCCGCAAAGCCGGAGCAGGTCAAGGCTTTGTTTCACAGAACAGTGGATACAGGTCTGCAGCATGGAACAGTGACTGTTCTTATGGAAAAAGAAGGATATGAGGTCACGACTTATCGTGTAGATGGTGAGTACGAGGACGGCAGACATCCCAAAGAGGTCACCTTTACAGCAAGCCTTAAGGAAGACCTGAAACGCCGGGATTTCACCATCAATGCAATGGCATACAATCCTTCTTCAGGACTGGTGGACCTTTTCGGCGGACTGGAGGATATTGAGAGAAAAATCATCCGCTGTGTGGGAGATCCGCTGGAGCGTTTTACAGAGGATGCACTGCGGATCATGCGTGCAGTCCGTTTCAGTGCGCAGTTGGGCTTTGCCATTGAAGAAGAGACTCGTAAGGCACTGAAGGTTCTGGCACCGAATCTGAAGCGTGTCAGCGCAGAGCGGATTCAGGTAGAGCTTGTGAAGCTTCTGATGTCTCCTCATCCGGATTATCTCAGGGTGGCTTATGAAGCCGGGATCACAGCTGAATTTCTTCCGGAGTTTGATGCATGTATGACAACATCTCAGAATACGCCGCACCACTGTTACACAGTAGGAGAGCATATCCTGCACAGTCTCTGTCATGTACGTGCAGATAAAGTTCTCAGGATTACCATGCTGCTTCATGACATTGGAAAGCCGGTTGTCCGGAAAACAGATGAGAATGGAAGAGATCATTTCAAGATGCATGGGATTGCGGGAGAAAAGATGGCTGCACAGATCCTGCGCAGGCTGAAATTCGATAATGATACGATCCGCAAGGTAACCCGTCTGGTAAAATGGCATGATGACAGACCGGAGGGAATGACAAAGGCAGTGCGCAGGGCAGTGAACCGTATCGGTGAGGATCTTTTCCCATATTATCTGGAAGTGCAGCAGGCAGATATGCTGGCACAGAGTGATTACAGACGCACAGAGAAGCAGGAACGTCTGGATAAGGTGAAAGAGGCTTATGAGACGATCATTAATGAACATCAGTGTGTATCTTTAAAAACTCTGGCAGTGACAGGGAAAGATCTGATTGAAGCCGGTTATAAGCCGGGTCGTGAGATAGGAGAAACGCTGAACCGTCTGCTGGAAGTAGTACTTGTCGATCCACAGAAGAATCAGAAAGAGATATTATTGGGTCTGCTTGATGAGAAATAGTGCAGTTTTATGGAATTGTCAGTATATTAGAATATAGTAAATAACTAAAATCCGGGGGTATATCCACCGGATTTTCTTCATATGTATAGAAAGAATTAAGATGATTAAGAGGGGGATATGTCATTGTATGATTACGGACTTGGCACTTTGGCTCAGTATGAGCTGACAGCAGACCGTTCTGCAAGGACAAGAGGAGCTTTACTCTGCTATACAGCTCAGGGACTTCTGATCCTGAGGGAATTTCACGGTTCTGAAAAAAAGCTGGAAAAACAGCAGGAGCTTTTGATGAGACTTCAGGAAAATGGTATAAATACCGATTATTTTCTGCGGAATAATCAGGAAAGTCTGGTCAGCAAAGATAAAACTGAACAAAGGTTTACACTCCAGCACTGGTATGAAGGAAAAGAGTGTGACACAAAATCCCGGGAAGATATTTTAAAAAGTGTCCGGACACTGGCAAGGTTACATATTTTAATGAAAATGGAACCTGTGGAGGAATACAGGGAAAGATCTCTCAGGGAGGAATATCTCCGGCATAATCAGGAGCTTCGTAAGATACGAAAATTTATACGGAATAAAGGAGCATCCAATGTATTTGAGAAAAATTATCTGGCAAGTGTGGAGCAGTTTCTTGAGAGGGCACAGTATGCAGTAAGGCTTCTGGATGAGACGGATTATGATGATCTCAGGGACAGGGCATGGCGGGAAGGACAGGTATGTCATGGAGAATATAATCAGCATAATGTTCTGATGCTGAAAGGTGATCACTTTGGGACAGCAGTTACAAATTTTGGTCACTGGAGTTTTGATATTCAGGTAGCAGATTTGTATCGTTTTATGAGAAAAATACTGGAGAAATATAACTGGAATCTGGAACTGGCAGGGGAAATGCTCAGGGAATATCATAAAATCCGTTCAATCTCGGCAGAAGAGTGGAAAAATCTGCGTGTACGTTTCACTTATCCTGAAAAATACTGGAAACTGGCAAATTATTATTATTCACACAAAAAGGTGTGGATTTCAGAGAAAAATGTGGAAAAGCTTCAGAATCTTATCAGACAGAGAGAAATCTGGGAGAATTTTGCAGAGGAATGT from the Blautia wexlerae DSM 19850 genome contains:
- the proS gene encoding proline--tRNA ligase codes for the protein MANNKKLVEAITSMEEDFAQWYTDVVKKAELCGYTSVKGCMAIKPAGYAIWENIQHELDRRFKETGVQNVYMPIFIPESLLQKEKDHVEGFAPEVAWVTHGGLDPLQERLCVRPTSETLFCDFYAKEIQSHRDLPKVYNQWCSVVRWEKTTRPFLRSREFLWQEGHTAHATAEEAEERTIQMLNLYADFCEEVLAIPVIKGQKTDKEKFSGAEATYTIESLMHDGKALQSGTSHNFGDGFARAFGIQYTDKENKLQYVHQTSWGMTTRMIGAIIMVHGDNSGLVLPPRIAPVQAVIIPIQQRKEGVLEKADEMFAALKAAGVRVKVDDTDKSPGFKFAEQEMRGIPIRIECGPKDIENGQAVICRRDTREKYTVTFDELVEKVQEILETIQKDMLERARKHRDSHTYVATNYEEFKDTIVNKPGFVKAMWCGDRACEDKIKEDVQATSRCMPFEQEHLSDVCVCCGKPAKKMVYWGRAY
- a CDS encoding CCA tRNA nucleotidyltransferase, encoding MILEIPKNAETILHILEKAGYEAYVVGGCVRDSILGRSPDDWDITTSAKPEQVKALFHRTVDTGLQHGTVTVLMEKEGYEVTTYRVDGEYEDGRHPKEVTFTASLKEDLKRRDFTINAMAYNPSSGLVDLFGGLEDIERKIIRCVGDPLERFTEDALRIMRAVRFSAQLGFAIEEETRKALKVLAPNLKRVSAERIQVELVKLLMSPHPDYLRVAYEAGITAEFLPEFDACMTTSQNTPHHCYTVGEHILHSLCHVRADKVLRITMLLHDIGKPVVRKTDENGRDHFKMHGIAGEKMAAQILRRLKFDNDTIRKVTRLVKWHDDRPEGMTKAVRRAVNRIGEDLFPYYLEVQQADMLAQSDYRRTEKQERLDKVKEAYETIINEHQCVSLKTLAVTGKDLIEAGYKPGREIGETLNRLLEVVLVDPQKNQKEILLGLLDEK
- a CDS encoding phosphotransferase encodes the protein MSLYDYGLGTLAQYELTADRSARTRGALLCYTAQGLLILREFHGSEKKLEKQQELLMRLQENGINTDYFLRNNQESLVSKDKTEQRFTLQHWYEGKECDTKSREDILKSVRTLARLHILMKMEPVEEYRERSLREEYLRHNQELRKIRKFIRNKGASNVFEKNYLASVEQFLERAQYAVRLLDETDYDDLRDRAWREGQVCHGEYNQHNVLMLKGDHFGTAVTNFGHWSFDIQVADLYRFMRKILEKYNWNLELAGEMLREYHKIRSISAEEWKNLRVRFTYPEKYWKLANYYYSHKKVWISEKNVEKLQNLIRQREIWENFAEECFRDYPRYCSLRSQ